DNA from Methylobacterium currus:
ACAGCGGAGCCCCCGGCAGGGGGCTGAGGCGGTCGACCGTGCAGGCCACGGCCTGCGGCTCGGGCAATTGTCCGAGCGGCGCACAGAGCCAGCCTTCGAGCCGCAAGGCAGCCAAGGAGGCATTGAGGCGGAATGCCGTGCAGGCGCGGCGGCTCTCCGCATCGACGAGGGTCGCGTCGACGGTGTCGAGCGCGCCGAACCGCGTCGCGAGCTGCCCGCGCTCCCCGGTGCGCACCACCGCGAGGCCGCCGGCCTCCGCGGCCCGGCGGGCCAGGGTGACGAACAGGCTCCCCTCCCCGTCCGGCTCGGACGTCTCGACGGCGACGAGGTGCAGGAACGGCGCCTCCTGCACCGCGAAGGCGCCGGCGGTCAGCGTGTCTTCCCGCAGGCCCGGTTGCATCCGGGCGCTGCCGGTCGCGTCGCCGAGGCGGTAGCGGTCGGCGGCGGCCTCGCTCCACAGGGGAGCCGCCACCGCGGGGGCGGCGTAGCGCGGCACGAAGGCGGCCTCGTCGGCGAGCGGCGGGTCGGCGAGGCGCCGCTCGCTCGCGAGCACGCTGAGCAGCGCGATAACCGCCGCGGCGGCGATCGTCCGCCCGGCGGCGCGCCCGCGCCAGGACCGGCGCGGGACCGCGCGGGGCAGCGGCCGCGGCAGGAGCGGCTCGACCGGGCCGATCTCCCGGGCGAGCGCGTCAGCCGCCCGCGCCAGGGCGGCGGCGTCGAAGTCCGGCCTGTGCCGCACGGGGTCGCTCCTCCGGTCGCGCATGGATGGCGCTTCCAGAGTCGCATCGCATTTTAGCGATTTCGTTGATCCGTCCCAGCTTGTCCTCAGGCGGGCCGAGTCAGGGTGAAGAAAGCCCTAACGAGTGACGGGACGCAGAATCTGTTGCCGGCGACCGACCCCGGCCCTTGACAGACAGACCCGTTCGGGCTGTTGCTTCCCGCGCTCGCGCACCCCATCTCGGGTGTCGCCTTTTCCGAGGACTGACCGCGCCATGCGGCCTGCGTCGACCACGACGAAACGCAAAGCCACGACGGCGATCACCGCCGCCGGCTGAAGCCTCGCGTCGTCCTCGGATCCCTCCCCGTCCGTGGCGGACGGAGGCCGGGCTCCACGAGCCCGCCTGAGATCGTCCGGGGAGGAGTTAGTCCGAACTGGAGCGATTGAGATGGGTTACAAGGTTGCCGTCGTCGGAGCCACCGGCAATGTGGGCCGCGAGATGCTCGACATCCTGGCCGAGCGCGCCTTCCCGGCCGATACGGTGGTGGCGCTCGCCTCCCGCCGCAGCCTCGGGCAAGAGGTGTCCTTCGGCGACAAGACCCTGAAGGTCCAGGCCCTCGACCAGTACGACTTCTCCGACACCGACATCTGCCTGATGTCGGCCGGCGGCGAGACCTCGAAGGAGTGGTCGCCCCGCATCGGCCAGCAGGGCTGCGTCGTCATCGATAACTCGTCGGCCTTCCGCTACGATTCCGACGTGCCGCTGATCGTGCCGGAGGTGAATGCCGACGCCGTCGTGGGCTTCACCAAGAAGAACATCATCGCCAACCCGAACTGCTCGACCGCGCAGCTCGTCGTGGCCCTGAAGCCCCTGCACGAGGCCGCCACCATCAAGCGCGTCGTCGTCGCGACCTACCAGTCGGTCTCCGGCGCCGGCAAGGACGCGATGGACGAGCTGTTCAACCAGACCCGCGCGGTGTTCACCGCCGGCGAGGTCAAGGTCCAGAAGTTCCCCAAGCGCATCGCCTTCAACGTCATCCCGCACATCGACGTCTTCATGGAGGACGGGTCCACCAAGGAAGAGTGGAAGATGGTGGCCGAGACCAAGAAGATGCTCGACCCCAAGATCAAGCTGACGGCGACCTGCGTGCGCGTGCCGGTGTTCATCGGCCACTCGGAGGCGGTGAACGTCGAGTTCGAGCGCCCGCTCTCGGCCGAGGAGGCGACTCAGATCCTGCGCTCGGCGCCCGGCATCCTGGTCGACGACAAGCGCGAGCCCGGCGGCTACATCACCCCGCACGAGGCGGCGGGCGAGGACGCGACCTACATCTCGCGCATCCGCGAGGACATCACGGTCGAGAACGGCCTGTCGTTCTGGTGCGTGTCGGACAACCTGCGCAAGGGCGCGGCGCTGAACACGGTCCAGATCGCCGAGGTCCTGGTCAACCGCAAGCTGATCCAGCCGAAGCAGAAGGCGGCGTAAGCGTCGGCGCTGTGCAACGGGATCGAATCCGTTAAGATCGCGAGA
Protein-coding regions in this window:
- a CDS encoding aspartate-semialdehyde dehydrogenase, which gives rise to MGYKVAVVGATGNVGREMLDILAERAFPADTVVALASRRSLGQEVSFGDKTLKVQALDQYDFSDTDICLMSAGGETSKEWSPRIGQQGCVVIDNSSAFRYDSDVPLIVPEVNADAVVGFTKKNIIANPNCSTAQLVVALKPLHEAATIKRVVVATYQSVSGAGKDAMDELFNQTRAVFTAGEVKVQKFPKRIAFNVIPHIDVFMEDGSTKEEWKMVAETKKMLDPKIKLTATCVRVPVFIGHSEAVNVEFERPLSAEEATQILRSAPGILVDDKREPGGYITPHEAAGEDATYISRIREDITVENGLSFWCVSDNLRKGAALNTVQIAEVLVNRKLIQPKQKAA